The proteins below are encoded in one region of Arenibacter algicola:
- a CDS encoding DUF4266 domain-containing protein has protein sequence MRQFIILFIGILSLSSCVAVREYDKVYLNDEEMNLATKSLERFETNFHIYREAAAGANGGKTGGGCGCN, from the coding sequence ATGCGACAATTTATCATACTCTTTATTGGCATTTTATCACTATCCTCATGTGTTGCGGTAAGGGAATACGACAAGGTATACCTCAACGATGAAGAAATGAACCTGGCTACCAAAAGCTTGGAGCGGTTCGAAACCAATTTTCACATATATCGGGAAGCCGCTGCAGGTGCCAATGGAGGCAAAACAGGTGGTGGGTGCGGATGCAATTAA
- a CDS encoding aminotransferase class III-fold pyridoxal phosphate-dependent enzyme, which translates to MDYNKIKITENQAINIALENFNIQGAAKALPGEIDFNFKIDATDGADYILKVSRPDENADYLDFQQKLLLYTNDQEKDLTVPKVIRDRQWNLISEIKDEYGNIRKVRLLSWISGRVWSTVNPQLDNLRDSLGEQCGRLTRALQGFDHPEAHRKFVWDIAEGAWTTDYLHLFSGEQKEIVSYFQDQFKQARSGYSQLRKAVVHNDANDNNVIVSQDLISPKVVSAIDFGDSVYTQIINDLAVACAYAIMGHNDPLEAAIPIVRGYHRSFPLEENELEHLYMAIAMRLVISVTKSAINKEKEPDNTYLLISEKPAWELLRMWKDENADFAHYSFREACGYSAHPKEETFAAWAKKQNLSLDKLFPTIGSNSIHPLDLSVSSKWLGHEMDFNDLDFFQYKLNKLQHKHPTRILAGGYLEPRPIYTTSSYDKIGNTGRESRSIHLGVDFWLPADTPVHALFDGEVVTAVNDKGDKEYGGLVILKHREEGSEFYTLYGHLSVASATKYAVGAKIKAGDVIGVLGNWPENGNWAPHLHFQIMLSMLHYKIDFPGVAYQSQLAVWKSLCPDPNLLFKTKGLVERQATSNSDIIDYRKQHLGKSLSLQYKVPIKMVRGAGQYLMDQYGRKYLDTVNNVAHVGHEHPDVVRAGQEQMALINTNIRYLHENINALAKELLETLPPELSVLHFVNSGSEANELAIRMVKAATGEKDIIASEVGYHGNSNMCIDISSYKFDGKGGRGAPEHTHIFPLPDAFRGKYRGENTGESYAEEVKVQIDKIHAKGRGVGAFIIEPIISCGGQIELPEGFLAKAYQYVKEAGGLCISDEVQVGCGRMGSTFWGFQLHGVIPDIVTIGKPLGNGHPLAAVACTQEVAEKFANGMEYFNTFGGNPVSCAIGAEVLRVVQRGKLQAHALEMGTYLKQQLNKLSKDFPIIGDVRGQGLFLGLELVDYKMEPLAAQTDYLANRMKDHGILMSTDGPDHNVLKIKPPMVFSQENAEELIFYLGKILGEDFMKL; encoded by the coding sequence ATGGATTACAACAAAATCAAAATAACGGAGAATCAAGCCATCAATATTGCCCTTGAGAATTTTAACATTCAAGGTGCGGCCAAGGCCTTGCCCGGGGAAATCGATTTTAATTTTAAGATCGATGCAACGGACGGAGCGGATTATATTTTAAAAGTCTCCCGTCCTGACGAGAACGCGGATTATTTGGATTTTCAACAGAAATTGCTGCTTTATACCAATGATCAAGAAAAGGATTTAACTGTACCTAAGGTTATTCGGGATAGACAGTGGAATCTGATTTCGGAAATTAAGGATGAATACGGAAATATTAGAAAGGTACGCCTTCTGTCCTGGATATCAGGTAGGGTGTGGAGCACGGTAAACCCACAATTGGACAATCTTCGGGATAGTCTAGGGGAACAATGTGGGAGACTTACCCGGGCCTTGCAGGGTTTTGACCATCCCGAGGCCCATCGGAAATTTGTTTGGGATATAGCGGAAGGGGCTTGGACAACGGATTATCTCCACCTCTTTAGCGGTGAGCAAAAAGAGATTGTTTCCTATTTTCAGGACCAGTTCAAGCAGGCACGGTCCGGTTATTCCCAGTTGCGAAAGGCAGTGGTTCACAATGATGCCAACGACAATAATGTGATTGTTTCCCAAGACCTGATCAGTCCCAAAGTGGTCTCTGCCATAGATTTCGGGGATTCGGTTTATACCCAGATAATCAATGATCTGGCCGTGGCCTGTGCCTATGCCATCATGGGGCACAATGATCCGTTGGAAGCGGCAATACCAATTGTACGGGGCTATCACCGTTCATTTCCTTTAGAAGAGAATGAATTGGAACATTTGTATATGGCCATCGCCATGCGCTTGGTGATATCCGTTACCAAATCGGCCATCAATAAGGAGAAGGAACCGGACAATACCTATCTTTTGATCAGTGAAAAGCCGGCTTGGGAGTTATTGCGGATGTGGAAGGATGAAAACGCCGATTTTGCGCACTATAGTTTTAGGGAGGCCTGTGGCTATAGTGCCCACCCCAAGGAAGAAACATTCGCGGCATGGGCCAAAAAGCAGAACCTTTCTCTGGATAAACTATTTCCCACTATAGGTTCCAACAGTATACATCCCCTAGATTTAAGTGTGTCCAGTAAATGGCTTGGGCATGAAATGGACTTTAATGACCTGGATTTTTTTCAATATAAGCTCAATAAATTGCAGCACAAACACCCTACAAGAATTTTGGCAGGAGGTTATTTGGAGCCGAGGCCCATTTACACTACATCCTCTTATGATAAAATAGGGAACACCGGAAGGGAGAGCAGGAGTATTCATTTAGGGGTCGATTTTTGGTTGCCGGCAGATACCCCTGTGCATGCCCTTTTTGACGGGGAAGTGGTTACTGCTGTCAATGATAAAGGGGATAAGGAATATGGCGGATTGGTCATTTTAAAACATCGGGAAGAAGGCTCGGAGTTTTATACGCTTTACGGGCATTTGTCCGTGGCCAGTGCTACAAAGTATGCGGTTGGAGCCAAAATAAAGGCTGGCGACGTCATAGGCGTTTTGGGGAACTGGCCAGAGAACGGTAATTGGGCCCCACATCTACATTTTCAGATCATGCTGTCCATGCTGCATTATAAAATCGATTTTCCCGGAGTGGCATACCAAAGCCAGCTTGCCGTATGGAAAAGTCTTTGCCCTGATCCCAACCTTTTGTTCAAGACCAAGGGTCTTGTGGAAAGGCAAGCTACCTCCAATTCGGACATCATCGACTATAGAAAACAACATTTGGGCAAAAGTCTGAGCCTGCAATACAAGGTGCCCATTAAAATGGTACGTGGGGCAGGGCAGTACCTAATGGACCAGTACGGAAGAAAATATCTGGACACCGTAAACAATGTGGCCCATGTGGGGCACGAACATCCTGATGTGGTAAGGGCAGGGCAGGAACAAATGGCCCTGATCAATACCAATATTCGCTATCTGCACGAAAATATCAATGCGTTGGCCAAGGAGCTGTTGGAGACTTTACCCCCTGAACTAAGTGTACTCCATTTTGTGAATTCGGGCAGTGAGGCCAATGAACTTGCAATAAGAATGGTAAAGGCGGCCACGGGAGAAAAGGATATAATTGCTTCGGAAGTAGGGTATCACGGTAACTCCAATATGTGCATCGATATAAGTTCCTATAAGTTTGATGGCAAAGGAGGCAGGGGCGCCCCGGAACACACCCATATTTTTCCCTTGCCCGATGCCTTTAGGGGAAAATACCGGGGGGAAAACACAGGCGAGTCATATGCAGAGGAGGTGAAGGTGCAAATAGATAAGATTCATGCCAAGGGACGGGGAGTAGGGGCCTTTATCATAGAGCCGATTATTAGCTGTGGGGGACAGATAGAGTTACCGGAAGGATTCTTGGCCAAGGCCTACCAATACGTGAAGGAAGCGGGCGGACTCTGTATCTCGGATGAGGTGCAGGTAGGTTGTGGGCGTATGGGCAGTACCTTTTGGGGCTTCCAATTGCACGGGGTAATTCCCGATATCGTGACCATTGGCAAACCCTTGGGCAATGGACATCCCCTGGCCGCAGTAGCCTGTACCCAAGAAGTAGCTGAAAAATTCGCCAATGGTATGGAGTATTTCAACACCTTCGGGGGCAATCCCGTATCCTGTGCCATTGGTGCCGAGGTTCTAAGGGTGGTACAACGGGGGAAGCTACAGGCACATGCCTTGGAGATGGGGACCTATTTGAAACAGCAGTTAAATAAGCTTTCAAAGGATTTCCCAATTATTGGGGATGTAAGGGGGCAGGGTCTTTTTTTAGGCTTGGAACTGGTCGATTACAAGATGGAACCTTTGGCGGCCCAGACCGATTATTTGGCCAACCGTATGAAGGACCACGGTATTCTTATGAGTACCGATGGTCCGGACCACAACGTTCTTAAAATTAAACCCCCTATGGTCTTTTCCCAGGAAAATGCGGAAGAACTTATATTTTATTTAGGGAAAATTTTAGGCGAAGATTTTATGAAACTGTAA
- a CDS encoding DUF3570 domain-containing protein, producing MKGIGFIIFFGLISWGGFSQGNNQEYIKKVLETPEVELLYSYYSQDGDNAAVTGGEGTEKLTDMTPTIIVSIPIGEDNVLSLDAGISAYTSASSSNINPFDGNKTASPWVESSGASRSDALTYFHPTFIHSSKDRNKILSGNIAVSAEYDYFSIGFGGGYTHLMNEKNTELGISGQVYLDTYNPQYPIELRDGFFDNRITGTGTYSPLFNEFNDLNRNSYSLSLNFSQIISKRFQASLSLDFVLQDGLLSTPHQRVYLQDRNDFFIEDFQLADNVELLPSSRFKIPVGGRLAYYLNDQMSLRAYFRYYYDDWGITAYTGSLEIPIKISEKFTVYPMYRYYTQTASDYFYAKETALSTYQYYTSDYDLSEFDSNQYGFGITYKDIFTQSKIWKFGLKSISFRFNQYERTTGLSASIFELGAKFIMD from the coding sequence ATGAAAGGAATAGGATTTATAATATTTTTCGGGTTGATTTCTTGGGGCGGATTCTCCCAAGGCAATAATCAAGAGTATATAAAAAAAGTATTGGAAACCCCGGAGGTAGAATTGCTGTATAGTTATTATAGCCAGGACGGAGACAATGCCGCTGTAACCGGCGGGGAAGGAACGGAAAAATTAACGGATATGACCCCTACGATTATTGTTAGCATCCCTATAGGGGAAGATAACGTACTAAGTCTGGATGCAGGAATATCTGCCTATACCTCCGCCTCCTCCAGTAATATCAACCCTTTCGACGGGAATAAAACAGCTAGTCCCTGGGTGGAATCTTCGGGCGCTTCCCGAAGTGATGCCCTCACTTATTTTCACCCTACCTTTATACATAGTTCCAAGGACAGAAATAAAATCCTAAGCGGTAATATAGCCGTATCTGCCGAATACGATTACTTTTCCATTGGTTTCGGAGGGGGCTATACCCATCTCATGAACGAAAAAAATACAGAACTTGGTATTAGCGGGCAGGTATATTTGGATACCTATAATCCGCAATACCCCATTGAACTACGGGACGGTTTTTTTGATAATAGAATTACTGGTACGGGCACCTATTCTCCATTATTTAACGAGTTTAACGACTTAAACCGAAATTCTTATTCCCTTTCCCTCAATTTTTCCCAAATCATAAGCAAACGCTTCCAAGCGTCCCTGTCGCTAGATTTTGTTCTTCAGGACGGACTACTTTCCACCCCGCACCAAAGGGTATATTTACAGGATAGGAACGACTTTTTTATAGAAGATTTTCAATTGGCGGATAATGTTGAATTATTGCCTTCTTCCAGGTTTAAAATCCCTGTTGGAGGCAGGCTTGCGTATTACCTGAACGATCAAATGAGCCTTCGCGCTTACTTCAGATACTATTATGACGACTGGGGGATTACCGCTTATACAGGAAGTTTGGAAATACCCATAAAAATATCGGAAAAATTTACGGTATATCCCATGTACCGCTATTATACACAAACAGCCTCCGATTATTTTTACGCCAAGGAAACGGCATTATCAACCTACCAGTACTATACCTCTGATTATGACCTGTCCGAATTTGATAGTAATCAATACGGTTTCGGCATTACCTACAAGGATATTTTTACCCAGAGCAAAATATGGAAATTCGGTTTAAAGAGCATTAGCTTTAGGTTCAACCAATATGAAAGAACAACCGGTTTAAGCGCCAGTATTTTTGAATTGGGAGCCAAGTTTATCATGGACTAG